The following are from one region of the Heterodontus francisci isolate sHetFra1 chromosome 34, sHetFra1.hap1, whole genome shotgun sequence genome:
- the LOC137349020 gene encoding zinc finger protein 235-like isoform X1 produces MFHRVLEGKDFQSENSNKRHFRIWRSRPIYHHLNILNMEGKSTVHSGVKPYTCSVCGRGFSRSSGLSEHKRSHTGEKPWKCGDCGKGFSYPCELETHQRRHTGERPFICSACGKGFTQSFNLLTHQRVHTGERPFTCSVCGKGFTQSSDLLRHQRVHTGERLFTCSVCGKGFTQSSHLVRHQRVHTGERPFTCSECGKGFACSSHLLAHQRVHTGERPFTCTVCGKGFINSFNLLTHQRIHTGARPFTCSECGKGFTQSSNLLTHQRVHTSERHFKCPNCGKCYKSSRELQFHQLVHTDERPFRCSHCGTGFRRSSELTVHQRTHTGERPFTCSLCGKGFTQSSQLLTHQRVHTGEKPFTCSVCGKRFAHSSTLMKHQRVHK; encoded by the coding sequence TttcacagggtattagaagggaaAGATTTTCAGTCGGAAAACTCAAACAAACGTCACTTCAGGATCTGGCGGAGTCGCCCAATTTATCATCATCTGAATATTTTGAACATGGAAGGGAAAAGCACCGTTCACAGTGGGGtgaaaccgtacacgtgttctgtgtgtggacgaggcttcagtcGATCATCTGGCCTGTCAGAACACAAACGCAGTCACACcggggagaaaccgtggaaatgtggggactgtgggaagggattcagttacccatgtgagctggaaactcatcagcgcagacacactggggagaggccattcatctgctccgcgtgtgggaagggattcactcagtcattcaacctgctgacacaccagagagttcacactggggagagaccgttcacctgctcagtatgtgggaagggattcactcagtcatccgatcttctgagacaccagcgagttcacactggggagaggctgttcacctgctctgtgtgtgggaaaggattcactcagtcatcccatcttgtgagacaccagcgagttcacactggggagaggccgtttacctgctccgagtgtgggaagggatttgcttgtTCATCCCATCTTCTggcacaccaacgagttcacactggggagaggccgttcacctgcacagtgtgtgggaaaggattcattaaCTCATTCAACCtgttgacacaccagcgaattcacactggggcaaggccatttacctgctctgagtgtgggaagggattcactcagtcatccaacctgctgacacaccagcgagttcacacttccGAGAGACATTTTAAATGCCCAAACTGCGGGAAGTGCTATAAAAGTTCTCGTGAACTGCAGttccatcaacttgttcacactgatgaaAGACCtttcaggtgctctcactgcgggacagGGTTCAGACGTTCATCtgaactcactgtacaccagcgcactcacactggggagaggccgttcacctgctccttgtgtgggaagggattcactcagtcatcccaacttctgacgcaccagcgggttcacactggagagaagccattcacctgctctgtgtgtgggaagagatttgctcattcatccaccctgatgaaacaccagcgagttcacaaataA
- the LOC137349020 gene encoding zinc finger protein 235-like isoform X2 — protein sequence MEGKSTVHSGVKPYTCSVCGRGFSRSSGLSEHKRSHTGEKPWKCGDCGKGFSYPCELETHQRRHTGERPFICSACGKGFTQSFNLLTHQRVHTGERPFTCSVCGKGFTQSSDLLRHQRVHTGERLFTCSVCGKGFTQSSHLVRHQRVHTGERPFTCSECGKGFACSSHLLAHQRVHTGERPFTCTVCGKGFINSFNLLTHQRIHTGARPFTCSECGKGFTQSSNLLTHQRVHTSERHFKCPNCGKCYKSSRELQFHQLVHTDERPFRCSHCGTGFRRSSELTVHQRTHTGERPFTCSLCGKGFTQSSQLLTHQRVHTGEKPFTCSVCGKRFAHSSTLMKHQRVHK from the coding sequence ATGGAAGGGAAAAGCACCGTTCACAGTGGGGtgaaaccgtacacgtgttctgtgtgtggacgaggcttcagtcGATCATCTGGCCTGTCAGAACACAAACGCAGTCACACcggggagaaaccgtggaaatgtggggactgtgggaagggattcagttacccatgtgagctggaaactcatcagcgcagacacactggggagaggccattcatctgctccgcgtgtgggaagggattcactcagtcattcaacctgctgacacaccagagagttcacactggggagagaccgttcacctgctcagtatgtgggaagggattcactcagtcatccgatcttctgagacaccagcgagttcacactggggagaggctgttcacctgctctgtgtgtgggaaaggattcactcagtcatcccatcttgtgagacaccagcgagttcacactggggagaggccgtttacctgctccgagtgtgggaagggatttgcttgtTCATCCCATCTTCTggcacaccaacgagttcacactggggagaggccgttcacctgcacagtgtgtgggaaaggattcattaaCTCATTCAACCtgttgacacaccagcgaattcacactggggcaaggccatttacctgctctgagtgtgggaagggattcactcagtcatccaacctgctgacacaccagcgagttcacacttccGAGAGACATTTTAAATGCCCAAACTGCGGGAAGTGCTATAAAAGTTCTCGTGAACTGCAGttccatcaacttgttcacactgatgaaAGACCtttcaggtgctctcactgcgggacagGGTTCAGACGTTCATCtgaactcactgtacaccagcgcactcacactggggagaggccgttcacctgctccttgtgtgggaagggattcactcagtcatcccaacttctgacgcaccagcgggttcacactggagagaagccattcacctgctctgtgtgtgggaagagatttgctcattcatccaccctgatgaaacaccagcgagttcacaaataA